A window of the Bufo gargarizans isolate SCDJY-AF-19 chromosome 1, ASM1485885v1, whole genome shotgun sequence genome harbors these coding sequences:
- the TTC23L gene encoding tetratricopeptide repeat protein 23-like — protein sequence MQNKLSLAMNYFEQAVKIVISSEGDSSAELINIYREMARAEQLKRRHQQAIHYLLQAHSICQAVYKKLSEEAAQTGLLLAQAYAAAGHSEYNESADKYFTESLSIYQVVLGPDDPQTLTTCVQFSKWLIQIGRTQDAFKMLQEAMGTETDYSETVAEMLSIMGSIHLANGKIQKGCRLLKKSLEIQTVFYGSQHNKTKETQNLLTTLQKSGAIGE from the exons ATGCAGAACAAGCTCAGCTTAGCTATGAATTACTTTGAACAAGCTGTAAAGATCGTCATCTCGTCTGAAGGGGACAGCTCTGCCGAACTGATAAACATCTACCGGGAGATGGCCCGGGCTGAGCAACTGAAGAGGCGGCACCAGCAGGCCATCCACTACCTGCTGCAG GCCCATTCTATATGTCAGGCAGTGTATAAAAAGCTGAGTGAAGAGGCCGCACAGACAGGGCTGCTCCTAGCTCAGGCCTATGCTGCTGCCGGACATTCTGAATACAATG AAAGCGCTGATAAGTACTTTACTGAGAGTCTCAGCATTTACCAGGTGGTGCTGGGCCCGGACGACCCTCAGACACTGACCACGTGTGTGCAATTTAGCAAATGGCTCATACAGATCGGTAGGACTCAG GACGCGTTCAAGATGTTACAGGAAGCGATGGGCACAGAGACGGACTACAGCGAGACTGTGGCTGAGATGCTCAGTATCATGGGCAGTATACATCTGGCAAATGGGAAAATACAGAAGGGCTGCCGACTCCTAAAGAAG AGTCTAGAGATTCAGACCGTGTTTTATGGCTCCCAGCACAACAAGACCAAAGAAACCCAGAATCTCCTGACCACACTGCAGAA GTCTGGAGCAATAGGGGAGTAA
- the BRIX1 gene encoding ribosome biogenesis protein BRX1 homolog: MAAYRRKRGFSTESSGQSKKPKLQQKAAENEDGDEFTIPPPVSEGKWKNKERVLIFSSRGINFRTRHLMQDLRTLMPHAKADTKMDRKDKLFVINEVCEMKNCNKCIYFEAKKKQDLYMWVSNAPEGPSAKFLVQNIHTLAELKMTGNCLKGSRPLLSFDPAFDRDPYLTVLKELFIQIFGTPRYHPKSQPFVDHVFTFSVADKRIWFRNYQIIEEDASLVEIGPRFVLNLIKIFKGSFGGPTLYENAHYQSPNMHRRMIRLATAAKVREKQQVKTLHKMKRSEGAQVVPQDPTEDVFATPSAEKPVVIETEPPIQKPRVKRKDKKFKRQRLAKKRF; this comes from the exons ATGGCTGCCTACCGGAGAAAACGTGGCTTCAGCACCGAGTCCTCCGGCCAGAGCAAAAAACCGAAATTACAGCAGAAGGCAGCGGAGAATGAGGACGGGGACGAGTTCACCATCCCGCCGCCGGTGTCAGAG GGCAAGTGGAAGAACAAGGAGCGGGTGCTGATATTCTCCTCCCGCGGGATTAATTTCCGCACCAGACATTTGATGCAAGACCTGAGAACATTAATGCCGCACGCCAAGGCCG ATACAAAGATGGACCGGAAAGATAAACTGTTTGTCATCAACGAG GTCTGTGAAATGAAAAACTGCAACAAGTGTATTTATTTTGAAGCAAAGAAGAAGCAGGATCTGTATATGTG GGTATCAAACGCCCCCGAGGGACCATCTGCAAAGTTCCTAGTCCAGAACA TTCATACCCTGGCAGAGCTGAAGATGACCGGAAACTGCCTGAAGGGCTCCCGTCCGCTGCTCTCCTTCGACCCG GCGTTTGATCGTGATCCATACCTCACAGTGTTGAAGGAGCTCTTCATACAG ATTTTCGGAACCCCGAGATACCACCCAAAGAGTCAGCCCTTCGTGGACCACGTATTCACCTTCTCCGTAGCAGACAAGAGGATCTGGTTTAGGAATTATCAG ATTATCGAGGAGGACGCATCTCTGGTGGAAATCGGACCTCGCTTTGTGCTAAATCTTATCAAGATCTTCAAAGGCAGCTTTGGGGGACCAACCCTGTACGAGAACGCTCACTACCAGTCTCCAAACATG CATCGACGCATGATCCGATTGGCCACGGCAGCGAAGGTTCGTGAGAAGCAGCAAGTGAAGACACTTCATAAAATGAAGAGGAGTGAGGGGGCGCAGGTTGTTCCCCAGGACCCCACGGAGGACGTATTCGCCACCCCATCTGCAGAGAAGCCCGTCGTTATTGAGACGGAGCCGCCAATACAGAAACCCAGGGTGAAACGGAAAGACAAAAAGTTCAAACGCCAGAGACTGGCCAAAAAACGCTTCTGA